In Panicum virgatum strain AP13 chromosome 4N, P.virgatum_v5, whole genome shotgun sequence, a single window of DNA contains:
- the LOC120670882 gene encoding uncharacterized protein LOC120670882, producing MALLRARIRRDPLLPRHFSSSSPFPPPPSEPASADPPPRFPFADVRDRLRSTSTASAPPIDDLRRKLRHFAKSHPSTSTAHSPSSSSPGPSFLDVFASAPSSPLAPNNRPSPTPLDFGQLRDSLKRPGSAAAGLPVPGARKLDWKPSLPPQRRRPAGAEAAFGRDLGEKPELLRQYSYGDLGKRLGDLRPAGAGKDGREWFSLEELSSRLGRLREVEREERERALMAGMGIGVLREALEAHALQTKDQKKAGGVPSMSALMGFGGQTVQGKPQEELMERYFHPDHLSSAEKMKLELKRVRDKFKMSENDCGSARVQVAQLTTKIKHLSATLHKKDKHSRKGLQEMVQRRKKYLKYLRRTDWDSYCLVLKSLGLRDVPQYKAPDYKSKSNTKSKNKKKSRRMMRA from the exons ATGGCGCTCCTCCGCGCCCGCATCCGCCGCGACCCCCTGCTCCCGCGccacttctcctcctcctcgcccttcCCACCTCCCCCATCCGAACCGGCCTCCGCCGATCCGCCCCCGCGCTTCCCCTTCGCCGACGTCCGCGATCGCCTCcgctccacctccaccgcctccgcgCCCCCCATCGACGACCTCCGCCGCAAGCTCCGCCACTTCGCCAAGTCCCAtccctccacctccaccgcgcaTTCCCCCTCCTCGTCCTCTCCGGGCCCCTCCTTCCTCGACGTCTTCGCCAGCGCGCCCTCCTCGCCCCTCGCTCCCAACAACCGGCCCTCCCCGACTCCCTTGGACTTCGGCCAGCTCCGGGATAGCCTCAAAAGGccgggctccgcggcggcgggcctcccCGTCCCTGGCGCCAGGAAACTCGACTGGaagccctccctccctccgcagcggcggaggccggcgggggcggaggctgCGTTCGGGAGGGATCTGGGAGAGAAACCGGAGCTCCTGCGGCAGTACAGCTACGGCGACCTCGGCAAGCGGCTCGGGGACCTGCGGCCCGCGGGGGCGGGGAAGGACGGGAGGGAGTGGTTCTCGCTGGAGGAGCTGAGCTCGCGCCTCGGGAGGCTGCGGGAggtggagagggaggagagggagagagcgctGATGGCCGGCATGGGCATCGGAGTGCTGCGGGAAGCACTTGAGGCGCACGCGCTCCAAACCAAGGATCAGAAGAAGGCTGGCGGTG TGCCGAGTATGTCAGCTTTGATGGGCTTTGGCGGGCAGACGGTGCAGGGCAAGCCACAAGAGGAGCTGATGGAGAGG TATTTCCATCCTGACCACTTGTCATCGGCTGAGAAGATGAAGCTGGAGCTGAAGAGGGTAAGGGACAAGTTCAAAATGTCAGAGAATGATTGTGGTTCTGCAAGAGTTCAAG TAGCACAACTCACAACAAAAATCAAACATTTGTCAGCTACTCTACATAAGAAG GACAAGCATTCTAGAAAGGGACTGCAAGAGATGGTCCAAAGGAGGAAGAAATATCTCAAGTACTTGCGGAGAACCGACTGGGATTCGTACTGCCTAGTGTTGAAAAGCTTAGGGCTCCGTGATGTGCCCCAATACAAGGCCCCAGATTACAAGAGCAAGAGCAACACCAAGtccaaaaacaagaaaaagagCAGGAGGATGATGAGGGCATAA
- the LOC120669822 gene encoding hydroxyproline O-galactosyltransferase HPGT2-like has product METLASAMRRENRRFKAPSAGAASAGAGVASGRVPLVMAFLSCLAWLYVAGRLWQDAQTRAILSGLLEKNSGNLPKVLSVEDKLRNLGCKEIGRKIVEAEMDLTKAKSEGYLWGNRTAAVDSEKKQQLLAVIGVYTGFGSRLKRNTFRGSWMPRGDALKKLEEKGVVIRFVIGRSANRGDTLDRNIDDENRRTNDFLILESHEEAAEELPSKAKIFFSAAVEAWDAEFYVKVEDNINLDLAGLIEMLEGRRGNQGLYMGCMKSGVVVSEEGQQWYEPEWWKFGDSKTYFRHASGSLFILSNNLARYININSASLQSYAHDDISVGSWMMGVNATYVDDDQLCCGSSRQEKVCSNA; this is encoded by the exons atggagacGCTGGCCAGCGCCATGCGGCGCGAGAACCGCCGCTTCAAGGCCCCCTCCGCCGgtgccgcctccgccggcgccggcgtcgcctcGGGCAGGGTCCCTCTCGTCATGGCTTTCCTTTCCTGCCTCGCCTGGCTCTACGTCGCCGGCCG GTTGTGGCAGGACGCGCAGACCCGGGCGATCCTGTCCGGTCTCCTCGAGAAGAATTCCGGCAAC CTCCCGAAGGTGCTGTCGGTGGAGGACAAGCTGAGGAACCTCGGATGCAA GGAGATCGGGAGGAAGATTGTTGAGGCGGAGATGGACCTGACCAAGGCCAAGAGCGAGGGATACTTGTGGGGGAACAGGACTGCTGCTGTGGATTCTGAGAAGAagcagcagcttcttgccgTCATTGGAGTTTACACTGGTTTCGGCTCCCGGCTCAAGAGGAACACCTTCCGTGGCTCGTGGATGCCAAGAG GTGATGCTctgaagaagcttgaggaaaAGGGTGTAGTCATTCGTTTTGTTATTGGTCGGAG TGCAAATAGAGGGGATACCTTGGACCGTAATATTGATGATGAAAATCGGAGGACAAACGACTTCTTGATTCTT GAAAGTCATGAAGAGGCTGCAGAAGAATTACCGAGCAAAGCAAAAATTTTCTTTAGTGCTGCAGTTGAAGCCTGGGATGCAGAATTCTACGTCAAAGTTGAGGATAACATTAATCTCGACTTAG CTGGGTTAATTGAGATGCTTGAAGGCCGGCGAGGTAACCAAGGATTGTACATGGGCTGTATGAAATCAGGCGTTGTCGTAAGCGAAGA GGGCCAACAATGGTACGAACCTGAGTGGTGGAAATTTGGAGACTCAAAAAC ATATTTTCGCCATGCTTCTGGTTCTTTGTTTATTCTCTCGAATAATTTGGCTCGTTACATCAACATAAACAG TGCATCACTTCAGAGCTATGCACATGATGATATATCAGTAGGTTCATGGATGATGGGGGTGAATGCAACTTACGTTGATGATGATCAGTTGTGCTGCGGTAGTTCTAGACAAG AGAAAGTATGTTCCAATGCTTGA
- the LOC120669823 gene encoding uncharacterized protein LOC120669823: protein METSKEKASKDKEYADFEEKVKRTIYIDHLSPQVTTPVIKAALAQCANVTNVEFIVNYTIPYDIPSAALVELDDEMQAKAAVELMTDFPFIIGGMPRPVHATHAKAEMFRDRPPCPGLRKDFRWIKQGDGEYEVMRKLKNLAKRHESENMALIKNLLDEEKELAKQQQEALNGNGKKYEMLEDVVSDGTIRKLAHHYGVRLDD, encoded by the exons ATGGAGACATCCAAAGAAAAGGCTTCCAAGGACAAGGAGTATGCTGATTTCGAAGAGAAGGTTAAGAGGACCATATATATCGACCATCTTTCTCCTCAAGTTACGACCCCAGTCATCAAAGCAGCTCTTGCCCAGTGTGCAAATGTTACCAATGTGGAGTTCATTGTCAACTACACAATCCCGTATGATATACCTTCTGCCGCGTTGGTAGAATTGGATGATGAAATGCAGGCCAAGGCTGCTGTCGAATTGATGACTGATTTCCCATTCATAATTGGTGGAATGCCAAGGCCTGTACATGCTACCCATGCAAAGGCTGAGATGTTCCGGGATCGCCCTCCTTGCCCTGGTCTTAGGAAAGATTTCCGCTGGATAAAACAAGGAGATGGTGAGTATGAAGTAATGAGGAAACTGAAAAACCTTGCAAAGAGGCATGAGTCAGAGAACATGGCTCTAATAAAG AATCTATTGGATGAGGAGAAGGAACTGGCAAAGCAGCAGCAAGAAGCACTTAATGGGAACGGCAAGAAGTATGAAATGCTGGAAGATGTGGTGTCGGATGGAACCATCAGGAAACTTGCTCATCATTACGGAGTGCGCCTGGATGACTGA